In one Fusarium falciforme chromosome 5, complete sequence genomic region, the following are encoded:
- a CDS encoding 60S acidic ribosomal protein P1, whose amino-acid sequence MSHAELASSYAALILADDGVEITADKLQTLIKAAKVEDVEPIWTSIFAKALEGKDVKDLLVNVGSGGGAAAAAGGAAAAGGEAAAAPAEEEKEEEAEESDEDMGFGLFD is encoded by the exons ATGTCTCACGCCGAGCTCGCTTCGTCCTACGCGGCCCTGATCCTCGCCGACGACGGCGTTGAGATCACC GCCGACAAGCTCCAGACCCTCatcaaggccgccaaggtcgaggacgTCGAGCCCATCTGGACCTCCATCTTCGCCAAG GCTCTTGAGGGCAAGGATGTCAAGGACCTCCTCGTGAACGTCGGCTCCGGTGGTggtgccgccgctgccgctggcggtgctgctgctgctggtggcGAAGCCGCCGCTGCTCccgctgaggaggagaaggaggagg AGGCTGAGGAGTCTGACGAGGACATGGGCTTCGGTCTCTTCGACTAA
- a CDS encoding Sphingolipid delta(4)-desaturase, with the protein MTAANSSTVTSRAKGDSPTPAPAGEHDDAAQKNNDFFWTYTEEPHRTRRLAIIKAHPEITKLCGPEPLTKWVVLGVVSLQVFLAWMLHDTPFFSWKFWAVAYVFGATANQNLFLAIHEISHNLAFKSPRANRLIAIFANLPIGIPYSASFRPYHLTHHKSLGVDGLDTDLPTAFEAFVLDSILGKAFFCTFQIFFYALRPMAVYRVPLTSVHYLNIAVQLTFDALLYRFASINAILYLLLSSFLAGSLHPLAGHFIAEHYVYETVTPSARDPENRIPVPETFSYYGPLNWFTYNVGLHNEHHDFPAVPWTRLHAVRDIAHEFYDDLPRHESWCYAIWRFIWDENVGMTCRVKRKNGGRLVGGGANWKESEIQA; encoded by the exons ATGACCGCGGCCAACTCCTCCACCGTGACATCCAGGGCCAAGGGCGATAGCCCAACCCCAGCTCCTGCGGGCGAGCACGACGACGCCGCCCAGAAGAACAACGACTTCTTCTGGACCTACACCGAGGAGCCTCATCGAACTCGTCGTCtagccatcatcaaggcccaTCCCGAG ATTACCAAGCTCTGCGGCCCCGAGCCTCTCACGAAATGGGTCGTTCTCGGTGTCGTCTCTCTTCAGGTCTTCCTCGCCTGGATGCTTCATGACActcctttcttctcttggAAGTTCTGGGCTGTCGCCTACGTCTTCGGCGCAACCGCAAACCAgaacctcttcctcgccatccaCGAGATCTCGCATAACCTGGCTTTCAAGAGCCCCCGCGCCAATCGCTTGATCGCAATCTTCGCCAATCTCCCCATCGGTATTCCATACAGCGCCTCTTTCCGG CCCTACCACCTTACTCATCACAAGTCTCTcggtgttgatggcctcgacacTGATCTCCCGACCGCCTTCGAGGCCTTTGTCCTCGACTCCATCCTCGGAAAGGCCTTCTTCTGCACCTTCCAGATCTTCTTCTACGCCCTCCGCCCGATGGCCGTCTACCGTGTGCCCCTGACCTCGGTCCACTACCTCAACATCGCCGTCCAGCTCACTTTTGACGCCCTCCTATACCGTTTCGCCTCGATCAACGCCATCCTCTacctcctcctctcatcCTTCCTCGCTGGTAGCCTCCACCCCCTGGCCGGCCACTTCATCGCGGAGCACTATGTCTACGAGACCGTCACCCCCTCGGCGCGGGATCCCGAGAACCGTATCCCCGTTCCCGAGACCTTCTCGTACTACGGACCTCTCAACTGGTTCACCTACAACGTCGGCCTCCACAACGAGCACCACGACTTCCCTGCTGTCCCCTGGACCCGTCTGCATGCCGTTCGCGACATTGCCCACGAGTTCTACGATGACCTGCCTCGACACGAGAGCTGGTGCTACGCCATCTGGCGCTTCATCTGGGATGAGAACGTCGGCATGACCTGCCGCGTCAAGCGCAAGAACGGCGGCCGCCTtgtcggtggtggtgccaACTGGAAGGAGTCTGAGATCCAGGCTTAA
- a CDS encoding MSP domain-containing protein has translation MSVDIEPFELSFRRPFTSEVAQTLTIKNPSSTPVAFKVKTTAPKQYCVRPNAGRIEAGQSFDVAVLLQAMKQDPPPDARCRDKFLVQSAPITAEKEFASIANVLETTEKGQLVERKIRVNWLAANPELDESANRPVATPNKQAIANGATDTPDISRTYSSPVAKEESPSAAAPPPYQSEHVPEEDEKPQPAEDAEPKSTVAQATAAVKEAAEVSYEELKAKLAQAEAQIVSLRETGLRQRNVKPASSEDEKRPMLQTAQAVQQTVEGVPVQMAAILCLISFLLAYFFF, from the exons ATGTCGGTCGATATCGAGCCGTTCGAGCTTTCCTTTAGAC GTCCTTTCACGTCCGAGGTTGCGCAGACCCTCACCATCAAGAACCCGAGCTCGACTCCCGTCGCTTTCAAG GTCAAGACTACCGCCCCCAAACA ATACTGTGTCCGACCAAATGCAGGCCGCATCGAGGCCGGTCAGAGCTTCGATGTTGCCG TCCTGCTCCAGGCTATGAAGCAGGACCCTCCCCCGGATGCTCGATGCCGTGACAAGTTCCTCGTTCAATCTGCCCCCATCACCGCCGAAAAGGAGTTTGCTAGTATCGCCAACGTG CTGGAAACAACGGAAAAGGGTCAACTCGTGGAGCGCAAGATCCGGGTCAACTGGCTGGCGGCGAACCCCGAGCTTGACGAGTCTGCCAACCGCCCGGTAGCTACGCCTAACAAGCAGGCCATTGCTAACGGC GCCACCGATACCCCCGACATCTCACGCACATACTCTTCCCCTGTTGCTAAGGAGGAGTCTCCCTCGGCCGCGGCTCCACCACCCTACCAATCCGAACATGTCCccgaggaagacgagaagCCCCAGCCCGCGGAGGACGCCGAGCCAAAGAGCACAGTCGCCCAGGCTACAGCggccgtcaaggaggctgCGGAGGTGTCTtatgaggagctcaaggccaaacTCGCCCAGGCAGAGGCTCAGATCGTGTCACTTAGGGAGACTGGCCTCCGACAGCGCAATGTCAAGCCGGCCTCGAGCGAAGATGAGAAGCGCCCCATGCTCCAGACTGCCCAAGCAGTCCAGCAGACCGTCGAAGGCGTGCCGGTGCAGATGGCTGCAATCCTCTGCCTGATCAGCTTCCTGCTCGCCTACTTCTTCTTTTAG
- a CDS encoding Metallophos domain-containing protein yields the protein MATHYRPTPWQKFRRDPSTQLAFWLQSRRRHTSTPGDAAAAGSSSPISIVCVSDTHCTQPEVPDGDVLLHAGDLTNRGSFEELQEQLDWLNTMPHRYKVVIGGNHDKLLDAEYVRQFPDRIYEGEGTSRSDLDWGDIVYLHNSSTTLRFANGRRLKVYGSPWTELCGTWAFQYPPIRQVWAGAVPEDTDILLTHGPPKGHLDNGGKGCPQLLREVCRVRPRLAVFGHIHAGAGLEEMAYSGADRAFHCVMTGEGGLLAVALMAFWVLVECIWPRRGTEHTTTLVNAAVVGGQKSELAVKVVDM from the coding sequence atggCGACGCACTATCGACCTACACCATGGCAGAAATTCCGCCGCGACCCCTCGACACAGCTGGCTTTCTGGCTGCAGAGCCGCCGCCGGCACACTAGCACGCCAGGggatgcagcagcagcaggctctTCTTCGCCCATCAGCATCGTCTGCGTGTCAGACACACACTGCACTCAGCCCGAGGTCCCCGACGGAGATGTCCTCCTGCATGCCGGCGATCTGACAAACCGGGGAAGCTTTGAAGAGCTCCAGGAACAGTTGGACTGGCTCAACACCATGCCGCACCGGTACAAGGTTGTCATCGGCGGGAACCACGACAAGCTGCTGGATGCAGAGTACGTGAGGCAGTTTCCCGATCGCATCtacgagggcgagggcacGTCGCGCAGCGATCTAGATTGGGGGGATATTGTCTACTTGCACAATTCGTCTACTACACTGCGGTTCGCCAACGGTCGCAGGCTCAAGGTGTACGGCTCTCCTTGGACGGAGTTGTGCGGGACCTGGGCCTTTCAATACCCCCCGATCCGCCAGGTCTGGGCGGGTGCCGTGCCGGAGGACACAGACATCCTCCTCACCCATGGACCGCCGAAGGGTCACCTCGATAACGGGGGCAAGGGATGCCCTCAACTACTGAGGGAGGTATGCCGCGTACGGCCCCGGCTCGCAGTCTTCGGACACATCCACGCCGGAGCAGGGCTGGAGGAGATGGCCTATAGCGGCGCCGACAGAGCGTTCCACTGTGTCATGACGGGAGAGGGCGGGCTGCTGGCGGTGGCCCTGATGGCGTTCTGGGTATTGGTCGAGTGCATCTGGCCAAGACGAGGCACGGAGCACACGACGACACTGGTGAACGCGGCCGTGGTGGGCGGTCAAAAGAGTGAGCTGGCGGTCAAAGTAGTTGACATGTGA